The following proteins are co-located in the Penaeus monodon isolate SGIC_2016 chromosome 35, NSTDA_Pmon_1, whole genome shotgun sequence genome:
- the LOC119595174 gene encoding zinc finger protein 570-like yields MRVHTKEKPFRCEVCTRAFALKDNLIKHKKVHTDEKPHSCEICSRSFSVKATLVKHMKVHTKEKLHKCQVCCKAFAHKCDLKQHVRVHTKEKPYVCKICNRGFAGHTNLVYHMRIHTQEKPYTCTVCSKGFSQKQFQVDHMGVHTKEKPFTCKICSKTYTYKHHLVRHIRVHTQEKPYMCKVCSASFVRKEYLLKHMRMHTEAL; encoded by the coding sequence atgagagtgcatacaaaagagaaacctTTTAGATGTGAGGTTTGCACCAGAGCATTTGCTCTAAAAGATAACCTCATAAAACATAAGAAAGTACATACAGACGAGAAGCCACATAGCTGTGAGATATGTAGTCGGTCATTCTCTGTGAAGGCTACTCTTGTGAAACACATgaaagtacatacaaaggagaagcttCATAAATGTCAGGTTTGTTGTAAAGCATTTGCTCACAAATGTGATCTAAAGCAGCatgtgagagtacatacaaaggagaagccttaTGTTTGCAAAATATGTAACAGGGGTTTTGCTGGGCATACTAATCTAGTTTACCACATGAGAATACATACACAAGAGAAACCATATACATGTACAGTTTGCAGTAAGGGATTCTCACAAAAACAGTTTCAAGTGGACCACATgggagtacatacaaaggagaagcctttTACCTGTAAGATATGTAGTAAGACCTATACTTATAAACATCATTTGGTGAGGCACATCCGTGTACATACACAAGAGAAGCCTTATATGTGCAAGGTATGTAGTGCATCATTTGTTCGGAAAGAATATCTTCTGAAGCATATGAGAATGCATACAGAAGCCTTATAG